GTTCAGCCTGACCCGACCGGGCGAATAGGCACGCCAAACGCCCCGAACACGGAATTCCGGCGCGGGGTCGTCTGTGCATCTCAATTCGGGAAAATGCGCCAAATTGCGGGGCGCTGATACATAGATGGCGGCGCCGCCTGTCGCGGGGTCAGCCAGACAGGGGCGTCACCCCCTGCATCCAAACGCATGCGTCATACAGATGGTCCCTTAAAAGAGACCCTGAATTCCACGAGCTATGTTCGACGTCGAGGGGCAGGTTCTACCCGCCCCTCGTTAACCTTTGGCTAAGCCTGCGTGCGGCGCTTAGTGCCCGCCTGCCATAACGCCGGTTTTGACCGAGTAGTTCACCGCGATCTCGTAGTCCGGGTCATCATCGCTATCGACCATCAACTGGCCTGCCTTGGTCAGCAACTCGTGGCAGTCACGGCTCAGGTGGCGCAGTTGCACGGTCTTGCCCTCGGCTTCGTATTTGCCCGCGATCGCCTCGATTGCCTGCAACGCAGACTGGTCGGCCACACGGCTATCCGCGAAGTCGATGACGACCAAAGACGGATCGTCTTTCGGGGTGAACAGCTCCGAGAAGCCTTCGGCAGAGCCAAAGAATAGCGGGCCTTGGACCTTGTAGACCTTGGCACCTTCGGGCGTGTCATAGGTCACAGCGTGGATGCGACGGGCGTTCTGCCACGCGTAGGCCAGCGCCGAAACGATAACCCCGACAACAACCGCAATCGCAAGGTCATACATCACGGTGGTAATGGTCACGAGCACGATGACAAACGCATCCATACGTGGGACGCGGCGCATGATGTTGAACGAGTTCCACGCGAACGTCCCGATGACCACCATGAACATCACGCCCACGAGGGCAGCCAGCGGGATCTGCTCGATCAGAGGTGAAGCCACCAGAATAAACGTCAGCAGGAATAGCGCTGCAGCAATGCCAGCCACTCGGGTGCGCCCGCCGGATTTGACGTTGATCATAGATTGCCCGATCATCGCGCAACCGCCCATGCCACCAAAGAAGCCGGTCACAGTATTCGCCACACCTTGGGCCACGCATTCTTGGCTTGCGCCACCGCGTTTGTTGACGATCTCGCCCACAAGGTTCAGCGTCAGGAGGCTTTCGATCAGCCCAATCGCCGAAAGGATCAGCGCGTAAGGGAAGATGATGACAAGAGTTTCCAGATTGAACGGCGCCAGCATATCACCGTAAAGCCCTGTGCCCCCTTCAGCGCCAAAGCTGAACGGGATGTGGAATGGCGGCAGCCCGCCTTTGATCGAGGCCAGATCACCCACACGCGGCACTTCGATGCCGAAGCCGATCACGATCAGCGCCACGATACCGATGCCCGCAAGCGGCGCAGGGACCAGTGACGTCACCTTGGGCGTGGCCCAGATGATAGCCATCGTCAGCACCGTCAGACCCAACATCATCGCCAGCGGAAGGCCGGTCATCCATTGCCCATTGGCCATTGCATGCCCGCCGCCTTCAGCCGTGCCCGGGATTTGGAACTGGCTCATCTGAGCGAGGAAAATAACGATGGCAAGACCGTTTACAAAGCCCAGCATCACCGGATGCGGAACCAGCCGGATAAACTTGCCCAGTTTGAACACGCCTGCCGCGATCTGCATCAATCCCATCAGGATGACGGTGGCAAACAGATACTCGACCCCATGGGCGGACACCAAAGCCACCATCACGACCGCCAAAGCCCCCGTCGCGCCAGAGATCATCCCCGGACGCCCACCGATACAAGCTGTGATCAGCCCGACGATGAAAGCCGCGTAAAGCCCCACCAGCGGGTGAACCCCTGCCACGAAGGCAAAGGCCACGGCTTCCGGCACCAAGGCCAGTGCCACGGTCAGGCCGGACAGTATCTCGATACGCCATCGCGCAGCCCCCATTGGGCCGGAGGGCGCAAGGCTCAACTCGTTCAGAATAGGATTTTTGGCGAGGGACGCCATCAGCTTGTTGGTCACGCTGCTGCCTCTTGTTTAGGTCACA
Above is a window of Litoreibacter janthinus DNA encoding:
- a CDS encoding SulP family inorganic anion transporter; the protein is MGAARWRIEILSGLTVALALVPEAVAFAFVAGVHPLVGLYAAFIVGLITACIGGRPGMISGATGALAVVMVALVSAHGVEYLFATVILMGLMQIAAGVFKLGKFIRLVPHPVMLGFVNGLAIVIFLAQMSQFQIPGTAEGGGHAMANGQWMTGLPLAMMLGLTVLTMAIIWATPKVTSLVPAPLAGIGIVALIVIGFGIEVPRVGDLASIKGGLPPFHIPFSFGAEGGTGLYGDMLAPFNLETLVIIFPYALILSAIGLIESLLTLNLVGEIVNKRGGASQECVAQGVANTVTGFFGGMGGCAMIGQSMINVKSGGRTRVAGIAAALFLLTFILVASPLIEQIPLAALVGVMFMVVIGTFAWNSFNIMRRVPRMDAFVIVLVTITTVMYDLAIAVVVGVIVSALAYAWQNARRIHAVTYDTPEGAKVYKVQGPLFFGSAEGFSELFTPKDDPSLVVIDFADSRVADQSALQAIEAIAGKYEAEGKTVQLRHLSRDCHELLTKAGQLMVDSDDDPDYEIAVNYSVKTGVMAGGH